In Halothermothrix orenii H 168, the sequence TAATTTCCCCTTACCGGGGACCACTGCCACTTCGATATCCAGGATATCTCCTCCGGTCTGGGTATAGGCCATCCCTGTGGCTACACCGACCCTGTCCTTTTTCTGGGCTTTTTCATATTTAAATTTTGGAACCCCGAGATATTTTTCAATACTCTGGGTGGTCACCCGGGCCTGACGGCCGCGCCCCTCCACGATCTCTTTACTGACCTTTCTGGTGATAGCGGCCAGCTTCCGTTCCAGATTTCTAACCCCGGCCTCACGGGTATACTCCCTGATAATCCGGTAAATAGAATTAGAAGAAAAATGTATCTCATCTTCAGTTAACCCATGTTCATTTAATATTCTGGGAATCAGGTGCCTTAAGGCAATTTCAACTTTTTCATCCTCGGTATAACCGGGGAGCTCTATAACTTCCATCCGGTCCAGTAATGGAGCCGGAATCGGATAAGCAACATTGGCAGTCGTCACAAACAATACCTTTGATAGATCAAAAGGTAATTCCAGATAATGGTCTGTAAATTCATTATTCTGCTCTGGGTCTAAAACCTCCAGTAAGGCAGCAGCCGGATCACCCCTGAAGTCTGAGGACATTTTATCAACTTCATCCAGTAGAAAAACGGGGTTTTTGCTACCCGCTTCTCTCATAGCATTGATAATTCGTCCGGGACGGGAACCAATATAGGTGCGGCGGTGACCCCTGATTTCAGCTTCATCCCTGACACCACCAAGGGACAACCTGACAAAATCACGGCCCAGAGCTCTGGCTATAGAACGGCCCAGGGATGTTTTACCTACCCCGGGAGCCCCGATTAAACATAGAATAGGGCTTTTTTTCTGGGGGGCAAGCTTCCGGACAGCCAGGTATTCCAGTATCCTTTCTTTAACATCTTCAAGACCATAATGCTCACTATCGAGGACATTTTTAGCCTCATCAAGGTCAATCTTCTCTTCCCGGACTTTATTCCAGGGAAGATCGAGGACACAATCAAGATAATTCCTGATAACAGTAGCTTCAGGAGACATGGAGGGAGTCTTTTTTAATTTCTCAATCTCTTTATCGACTTTCTCCCTGATTTTTTCAGGTAAGTCCAGCTCTTCTGCCTTATTTCTATATTCTTCAATCTCATCATCTTCTTCATCCTCATCCAGCTCTTCTTTAATGGCTTTAAGCTGTTCCCGTAGATAGTATTCCTTCTGGGTCTTTTCAACCTGTTTCCTTACTTTTTTCTGAATCTTTTGTTCAACTTTTAAAATTTCTATCTCATCTTTAATAATCTCCAGAAGCTTGTTTAACCTCTCTTTTATAGATATAGCCTCAAGCAGGTCCTGTTCCTGCCTGAATTTCAACTCCAGATGAGAGGCAATAGTATCACTGAAACGGGCCGGCTCTTCTATATTGGTAACTGTCATAATTGTTTCTGACGGTAAATTCCGGTTATATTTAATATATTCCTGAAATTTATTTAAAACCGCCTTCATCAGAGCTTTCATTTCTAAATCCACTTCAGGCACCGTCTGATCCAGGATTTCAGCCCGAACTTCAAAATATTCATCTATTTCAATGAAATCTATAATCCTGGCCCTCTTTATCCCCTCGACGACAACCTTTAACATTCCATTGGGGAGTTTAACCAGCTGTTTTACCTCGGCAATAGTCCCGATGGTATATAAATCTTCGGGATCCGGATCTTCAATCTTTTCATCCTTCTGACTTAAAATAATAATCTCTTTATCTTTAACCATGGCTTTCTCCAGGGCCTCAATGGACTTCTCCCGCCCAACCAGTAACGGGATAACCATATGGGGAAAAACAACAACCCCACGTGAGGCCAGTAGAGGTAGCTCTATGTATTTTTCTGTTTCTTTTGTAACCATTTCCTGATCCATATATTTCACCCCTTATAAGTAAATTCTCCTAAAAGCCCCTGTCTCCTTCATTTATATTACATTATTATTTTTTTATAACCCCTGTATAAATCCCAAAAAAACTACAGGCGACAAACCTGTAGTTTTACCGGGCCTATTTATATGTAGAGTTCCAGATAGCCTTCCCCTGTCGCTCTGTTACATTCAATGCTGCTCGTTAAATTTATTGGGGAACAGTCATTAAACTATCTGCTTTAATTAATTTTATTTTCTCATCTTCTTTTATAGCCACCGATTTCTCAATAGCCTCTTCCAGGGTCTCTATCGGAATAATTTCAATATCATCCCTGAGTTCAAAGAGGTTCTGCCAGTTTTCCCTGGGTATTAACACTTTTCTGGCTCCAGCTTTGCTGGCAGCCTCAATTTTGGCAGCGATTCCACCAACTGGTTTAACAAGACCCCTGATTGAAACCTCACCGGTCATGGCAATATGGTTATCAACTGGTTTTTTGGTTATAGCTGAATAAATGGCCACCGACATGGCAACCCCGGCTGAAGGGCCATCGACCGGAATCCCTCCCGGGAAATTAACATGGATATCATAATTATGGGGATCAACCGGCATCATCCGGCGTAACACGGTCAGGGCATTTTCGGCAGACTCCCGGGCCATACTTTTCCGGCGGACCGTATGCCCCATTGACCCTATCTCCTCTTCCTCAATAACACCTGTTATCTTAATCTGACCCGGAGAAGACCTTTTTTTTATGGCGGCAACCTCAATCTCCAGTAACATCCCGATATTGGGACCCCTTACGGCCAGGCCGTTTACAACGCCTATCTGGGGAAAGCCATGAATCTTTTTAATAAGTCGGGGAGAATACTGGCCGTTATTTAAAACCTTTTCAATATCATGAGCCTTTATTTCCTGACGGTGCCCGGCAATAGCAATACCACCGGCCAGCTGAACCATATTGACCGTTTCCCGCCCGTTCTTGGCATATTTCTCAATAAGGTCAAGGGCCTTATCCTCAATTTTAAACCTGATCTTTTTAACAGCCCGCACTGCAATCTTCCTTATTTCGTCTGTACTCAGTTCCCTGAAGAAGATCTCAAGACACCTGGACCTGATAGCCGGCGGAATTTCATCAGGCTGTCTTGTTGTCGCACCAATCAACCTGAAATCAGCCGGAAGACCGTTTTGAAAGATATCATGGATATACTGAGGTATATTGGTATCCTCTTCACTATAATAGGCACTATCAAGAAAAACCTTTCTATCTTCAAGTACCTTTAAAAGCTTGTTCATCTGAATGGGATGTAGTTCCCCGATTTCATCTATAAAAAGAACTCCTCCGTGGGCCTTGGTAACTGCCCCCGGTTTCGGCTGGGGTATACCGGCCATCCCCATGGGACCCGCTCCCTGATAAATCGGGTCATGGACCGAACCTATCAGGGGATCGGCAATACTTCTTTCATCAAAACGGGCCGTAGTCCCGTCTATTTCAATAAATTTAGCATCACGTTTGAAGGGTGACAGGGGATTTCGTTTGGCCGTTTCCAGGACCAGCCTGGCTGCTGCGGTTTTACCGACACCTGGCGGTCCATATAATATAACATGCTGGGGATTGGGCCCACACAGTGCTGCTTTCAGGGCCTCAATCCCCTCTTTTTGTCCTATTATGTCCTCAAACCCGGTTGGCCTTGTTTTTTCGGCCAGGGGTTCAGTGAGGGATATCCTTCTCATCTCCCTCAATTTATTTAATTCCTTTCTTGATTCCTTAACCACAGCACGTTTAGTACCCTGCTGGTTACGAAGCATATTCCAGAAGTAGAGACCGATAACCACCGCAAAGAAAAACTGAATAATCGTAAAAACATTTAAGAGATTTTGATCCACCAACTTTGCCCCCTTTTCACTTAAACTTCAAAAAATAGTATATCCTTATCTGGCATTTTTATCCTCAGGGGGCAAGTTTTTTTCTTAAGCGGTCTCTTCTTTATCCTTAACCCTGATTAATTCAGGGTTTTTGTGGTTTTTAATTACTTCAGGTGTAATAACACATTTAGCAATACCGGGTTCTGAAGGAAGGTCATACATTATATCAAGGATAGCTTCTTCAACAACAGCCCTCAAACCACGGGCTCCAGTATTTCTTTCAAGGGCCTTCTGGGCAATTGCCGTTAAGGCCTCTGGAGTAAACTCAAGCTCTACATTATCCATTTCAAAGAACTTCTTGTACTGTTTAACCAGCGCGTTACGGGGCTCGGTCAAAATCTTAACCAGGTCTTCTTCAACCAGTTCATTCAGAGTAACAATTACCGGCAACCTACCGATAAATTCAGGAATTAACCCGTAGCGCAGTAAATCTTCAGGCAGGATATATTTCAGGGTTTCCCCGACATTTTCTTCAGTCTTGCTCTTAATGTCTGCCCCGAAACCCATCACTTTATTATCAATCCTGGATTTAATTATCTTATCCAGGCCATCAAAAGCACCACCGGCTATAAACAGAATATTGGTAGTATCTATCTGGATAAACTCCTGGTGTGGATGTTTTCTCCCTCCCTGGGGCGGTACACTGGCAACTGTTCCTTCCAGAATTTTCAGGAGGGCCTGCTGAACACCTTCTCCGGAAACATCCCTGGTAATAGACGGATTTTCGGATTTCCGGGCTATTTTGTCTATTTCATCGATATAGATAATACCCCGTTCTGCTTTTTCGATATCATAATCAGCAGCCTGAATTAATTTCAGCAGAATATTTTCTACATCCTCACCAACATATCCTGCTTCGGTTAAAGAGGTGGCATCGGTAATAGCAAAGGGTACATCCAGTATTCTGGCCAGTGTCTGGGCTAACAGTGTCTTTCCACATCCGGTCGGGCCTACCATCAAAATATTACTCTTCTGCAACTCAACATCATCTATTTTCATATCAGAATTTACTCTCTTGTAATGGTTATAGACAGCCACTGACAGTGATTTTTTGGCCCGTTCCTGACCGACTACATACTGGTCAAGGATTTTCTTTATTTCACGGGGTTTAGGTATATTATTAAGATTGAACTCCACATCATCGTTTAATTCCTCTTCTATTATTTCATTACAGAGTTCAATACACTCATCACATATATATACCCCGGGGCCAGCTACCAGTTTACGGACCTGTTCCTGGGATTTCCCGCAGAAGGAACATTTCAACTGACCCTTTTCATCTCCAAATTTAAACATTATATCACCTCTTGAAAGAGTTACTTATCTTTTAATTCGTTCTTGGTAATTACCTCATCAATAATACCATATTCAAGGGCCTCTTCTGCTGTCATAAAATAATCCTGCTCAACATCTTTACTGATCTGTTCAACACTCTTCCCGGTGTGCTTGCTTAAAATTTCATTGAGTCTTTCTCTTAACCTTAAAAGCTCTTTAATGTGAATTTCAGCCTCAGTAGCCTTACCCTGAACACCACCGGCCGGCTGATGAATCATAACCCTGGCATTGGGCAGGGCATAACGCTTACCTTTGGTTCCAGAAGCCAGCAGCAGGGCACCGGCACTGGCGGCTTGACCCATACATATTGTGGCTACATCGGGTTTTATATACTGAATGGTATCATACATTGCTAAAGCAGCGGTAACAGAACCACCTGGACTATTTATATACAAATGAATATCTTTATCCGGGTCTTCTGCTTCCAGGAATAATAACTGGGCAATAATTAAATTAGAAAGCTCATCATTAATAGGATGGCCCAGAAAAACTATCCTATCTTTTAACAGGCGGGAATAGATGTCATAGGATCTCTCTCCCCTGTTAGTCTGTTCAACAACAACAGGTATCAAACTCATAGTAAAATCCCTCCTCTTAATTTCATTATTCCCGATTATAAATAATTTAAACCTACTCTATT encodes:
- the lon gene encoding endopeptidase La — protein: MDQEMVTKETEKYIELPLLASRGVVVFPHMVIPLLVGREKSIEALEKAMVKDKEIIILSQKDEKIEDPDPEDLYTIGTIAEVKQLVKLPNGMLKVVVEGIKRARIIDFIEIDEYFEVRAEILDQTVPEVDLEMKALMKAVLNKFQEYIKYNRNLPSETIMTVTNIEEPARFSDTIASHLELKFRQEQDLLEAISIKERLNKLLEIIKDEIEILKVEQKIQKKVRKQVEKTQKEYYLREQLKAIKEELDEDEEDDEIEEYRNKAEELDLPEKIREKVDKEIEKLKKTPSMSPEATVIRNYLDCVLDLPWNKVREEKIDLDEAKNVLDSEHYGLEDVKERILEYLAVRKLAPQKKSPILCLIGAPGVGKTSLGRSIARALGRDFVRLSLGGVRDEAEIRGHRRTYIGSRPGRIINAMREAGSKNPVFLLDEVDKMSSDFRGDPAAALLEVLDPEQNNEFTDHYLELPFDLSKVLFVTTANVAYPIPAPLLDRMEVIELPGYTEDEKVEIALRHLIPRILNEHGLTEDEIHFSSNSIYRIIREYTREAGVRNLERKLAAITRKVSKEIVEGRGRQARVTTQSIEKYLGVPKFKYEKAQKKDRVGVATGMAYTQTGGDILDIEVAVVPGKGKLTLTGSLGDVMKESARAALSYIRSKQEELGLSDNFHEEYDLHVHVPKGATPKDGPSAGITIASAIASALTGQPVKGKYAMTGEVTLRGRVLPVGGIKTKIMAARRAGLKDIIMPEENKKDFEEIPVKIKKDIRVNFVNHMDQVLDLILGGDEDEN
- the lonB gene encoding ATP-dependent protease LonB, coding for MDQNLLNVFTIIQFFFAVVIGLYFWNMLRNQQGTKRAVVKESRKELNKLREMRRISLTEPLAEKTRPTGFEDIIGQKEGIEALKAALCGPNPQHVILYGPPGVGKTAAARLVLETAKRNPLSPFKRDAKFIEIDGTTARFDERSIADPLIGSVHDPIYQGAGPMGMAGIPQPKPGAVTKAHGGVLFIDEIGELHPIQMNKLLKVLEDRKVFLDSAYYSEEDTNIPQYIHDIFQNGLPADFRLIGATTRQPDEIPPAIRSRCLEIFFRELSTDEIRKIAVRAVKKIRFKIEDKALDLIEKYAKNGRETVNMVQLAGGIAIAGHRQEIKAHDIEKVLNNGQYSPRLIKKIHGFPQIGVVNGLAVRGPNIGMLLEIEVAAIKKRSSPGQIKITGVIEEEEIGSMGHTVRRKSMARESAENALTVLRRMMPVDPHNYDIHVNFPGGIPVDGPSAGVAMSVAIYSAITKKPVDNHIAMTGEVSIRGLVKPVGGIAAKIEAASKAGARKVLIPRENWQNLFELRDDIEIIPIETLEEAIEKSVAIKEDEKIKLIKADSLMTVPQ
- the clpX gene encoding ATP-dependent Clp protease ATP-binding subunit ClpX — its product is MFKFGDEKGQLKCSFCGKSQEQVRKLVAGPGVYICDECIELCNEIIEEELNDDVEFNLNNIPKPREIKKILDQYVVGQERAKKSLSVAVYNHYKRVNSDMKIDDVELQKSNILMVGPTGCGKTLLAQTLARILDVPFAITDATSLTEAGYVGEDVENILLKLIQAADYDIEKAERGIIYIDEIDKIARKSENPSITRDVSGEGVQQALLKILEGTVASVPPQGGRKHPHQEFIQIDTTNILFIAGGAFDGLDKIIKSRIDNKVMGFGADIKSKTEENVGETLKYILPEDLLRYGLIPEFIGRLPVIVTLNELVEEDLVKILTEPRNALVKQYKKFFEMDNVELEFTPEALTAIAQKALERNTGARGLRAVVEEAILDIMYDLPSEPGIAKCVITPEVIKNHKNPELIRVKDKEETA
- the clpP gene encoding ATP-dependent Clp endopeptidase proteolytic subunit ClpP — its product is MSLIPVVVEQTNRGERSYDIYSRLLKDRIVFLGHPINDELSNLIIAQLLFLEAEDPDKDIHLYINSPGGSVTAALAMYDTIQYIKPDVATICMGQAASAGALLLASGTKGKRYALPNARVMIHQPAGGVQGKATEAEIHIKELLRLRERLNEILSKHTGKSVEQISKDVEQDYFMTAEEALEYGIIDEVITKNELKDK